A section of the Sedimentisphaera cyanobacteriorum genome encodes:
- a CDS encoding SU10 major capsid protein — MSFTGKATFTAGAELPEIAEDVSDVIGIVSPYETPLLSEIGDPQREARSTYHEWLEDSLLANSDVINDQDITMPGSCPEFDVADISKFRINDQIQPEGSSEVMLVIGKTGSTLNVTRGYGGTSAEPIEDGQRINIIGPSAVEGEDFPESRFTARARQGNWTQIFTAGVEVSGSNMAADHIGIAEEMDYQKQMRLRELLRDLENTVINGAMAQSSPAGTASQTRTMRGIIRHIQTNIFQAGSGDVPDGDVLTENMLNWALRQIWEKSCGNVDMIVAGGAQKRRINSFLEGSRWYGPEDTRVRSGVQMYESDFGVCRVILSRWVPSGTILLLDSSRVSVMPLTGRSMHFKPLASSGDYERGELIGEYTLELKNQQAHGIITGLV; from the coding sequence ATGAGTTTTACAGGAAAAGCAACTTTTACAGCTGGAGCGGAGCTGCCGGAAATAGCCGAAGACGTGTCTGATGTTATTGGGATTGTTTCCCCTTATGAAACACCTCTTCTAAGCGAAATCGGAGACCCGCAGAGAGAAGCACGCAGTACATATCACGAATGGCTTGAAGACAGCCTGCTTGCAAACAGCGATGTGATAAACGATCAGGATATTACCATGCCCGGAAGCTGTCCTGAATTTGATGTGGCCGATATAAGCAAATTTCGCATAAACGATCAGATCCAGCCTGAAGGTTCTTCTGAGGTAATGCTTGTTATCGGCAAAACTGGCAGCACGCTCAACGTTACCCGAGGCTACGGCGGAACATCCGCCGAGCCTATAGAAGACGGCCAGAGGATCAATATCATCGGCCCTTCGGCAGTGGAAGGCGAAGACTTTCCCGAAAGCCGCTTTACCGCCAGGGCAAGACAGGGCAACTGGACTCAAATCTTCACCGCAGGTGTTGAGGTGAGCGGGTCTAATATGGCAGCAGACCACATAGGTATCGCCGAAGAGATGGACTATCAAAAGCAGATGCGTCTGCGTGAACTGCTCAGGGATTTGGAGAATACCGTTATAAACGGTGCTATGGCGCAGTCTTCCCCGGCAGGAACCGCTTCGCAAACAAGGACGATGCGCGGAATAATCCGCCACATTCAGACAAACATCTTCCAGGCGGGCTCAGGGGACGTTCCGGATGGAGATGTGCTAACAGAGAATATGCTCAACTGGGCACTGAGGCAGATTTGGGAGAAAAGCTGCGGGAATGTTGATATGATCGTTGCCGGCGGGGCTCAGAAGCGAAGGATAAACTCCTTCCTCGAAGGCTCGCGCTGGTACGGCCCTGAAGACACCAGAGTCCGCAGCGGGGTTCAGATGTACGAAAGCGATTTCGGCGTGTGCAGGGTAATTCTCTCCAGATGGGTCCCCAGCGGTACAATCCTCCTGCTTGATTCCTCGCGGGTAAGCGTGATGCCTCTAACGGGCAGAAGTATGCACTTCAAGCCGCTTGCATCCAGTGGGGATTATGAACGAGGCGAGCTTATAGGGGAATACACCCTCGAGCTCAAGAACCAGCAGGCACACGGAATCATAACCGGGCTTGTATAA
- a CDS encoding phage portal protein, whose translation MEFDFSKLGFRLDEGFVRWLIEKYQPARAREFRKLYEYYSNCRYNCSAGQMQQAQIQGLPERIRGSAEKGIGRKEVVIENDIGWRINSMNDFLFGRQIRIKSLSKTRDKARKIESLLNEVFEANGGSEFFMSLALLGSVYGFVDILLRIEGLFSENAEARDVKLDLVPAERALPVLEEGDAGRINCYLQNFRMEINQAGDSGIGGLSRKQIQVTELFSPELFQRFHDGRLVSELPCRIPELPVVHIQNISRPQSYEGASDVAPLIPLQDELNTRLSDRAFRVTMQSFKLYLAKGLEDPGAKEVVPGRIWYTWNQDASIEQFGGDSACPGEESHIDQIRAAMDKISGVTPLAAGVLRGKIGNLSSAVALKMTLIGILSKNERRKAAYGDGIRQLCRKLLLALDSAGIFKTSREERKVEVVFADPLPENTTDKLNEAILKKEAGLPEEEVFSEFGAYPKEETG comes from the coding sequence ATGGAATTTGATTTTTCAAAGCTCGGCTTCAGGCTGGATGAAGGTTTTGTCCGCTGGCTGATAGAGAAATACCAGCCGGCAAGGGCGAGAGAATTCCGCAAGCTCTACGAATATTACAGCAACTGCAGATACAACTGCTCGGCCGGCCAGATGCAGCAGGCACAAATACAAGGCCTGCCTGAACGAATCCGCGGCAGCGCAGAGAAGGGGATAGGCCGCAAGGAAGTTGTAATCGAGAACGATATCGGCTGGCGGATAAATTCGATGAACGATTTTCTCTTCGGCCGGCAGATTCGAATCAAAAGCCTTTCGAAAACCAGAGACAAGGCTCGAAAGATTGAATCGCTTTTGAATGAAGTTTTTGAGGCAAACGGAGGCAGTGAATTCTTTATGAGCCTAGCCCTTCTCGGCAGCGTGTACGGCTTTGTTGATATCCTTCTGCGCATTGAAGGGCTTTTCAGCGAAAATGCCGAAGCGAGGGACGTGAAGCTGGATCTTGTACCTGCTGAGAGGGCTCTTCCCGTCCTTGAGGAAGGTGATGCAGGCCGAATCAACTGTTATCTGCAGAATTTCCGAATGGAGATAAATCAGGCAGGAGATTCCGGCATAGGCGGGCTTAGCCGCAAACAGATTCAGGTAACAGAGCTTTTCAGCCCTGAGCTTTTCCAGCGGTTTCACGACGGCCGGCTGGTAAGCGAGCTGCCCTGCCGGATACCTGAGCTGCCAGTAGTTCACATACAGAATATAAGCCGTCCGCAGAGCTACGAAGGGGCGAGCGATGTTGCCCCGCTGATACCCCTTCAGGACGAGCTGAACACCCGCCTTAGCGACAGGGCTTTCCGCGTAACGATGCAGTCTTTCAAGCTCTATCTGGCTAAAGGCCTTGAAGACCCGGGGGCAAAAGAGGTGGTACCTGGGCGAATCTGGTACACATGGAATCAGGACGCAAGCATTGAGCAGTTCGGCGGAGACAGCGCATGCCCGGGAGAGGAGAGCCATATAGACCAGATACGTGCAGCGATGGACAAGATAAGCGGAGTAACCCCGCTGGCTGCCGGGGTATTGCGAGGAAAAATCGGCAATCTCTCCAGCGCAGTTGCACTCAAAATGACGCTTATTGGGATCCTCAGCAAAAACGAACGCAGAAAGGCTGCTTACGGAGACGGAATAAGGCAGCTCTGCCGAAAGCTTCTGCTTGCGTTAGATTCTGCGGGGATTTTTAAGACGAGTCGGGAAGAAAGGAAAGTGGAGGTCGTGTTTGCCGATCCACTGCCCGAAAACACTACAGATAAGCTCAATGAAGCTATTCTCAAAAAAGAGGCAGGGCTTCCGGAGGAGGAGGTCTTCAGCGAATTTGGGGCTTATCCGAAAGAAGAAACAGGCTGA
- the gdhA gene encoding NADP-specific glutamate dehydrogenase — protein sequence MSDANLIQNVYEKVCQRNAGEVEFLQAVKEVLDSLAPVLAKNPKYVDAKILERIVEPERQIMFRVPWQDDNGSVHVNRGFRIEYNSALGPYKGGLRFHPTVNASILKFLGFEQVFKNSLTTLPLGGGKGGADFDPKGKSDSEVMRFCQSFMTELCRHIGPNTDIPAGDIGVGGREIGYMFGQYKKIKNAFEGVLTGKALNWGGSLIRPEATGYGAVYFAEQMLKTRNETFEGKVCAVSGSGNVAQYTVQKLNELGGKAVTLSDSGGTIYDKDGIDDEKLAFVFELKNVKRGRIKEYADKFGAEYYEGKNPWGVKCDCAFPSATQNEIGKEEAQTLLNNGCYVISEGANMPSTPEAQELYVENKILYGPAKAANAGGVATSGLEMSQNSQRLSWTREEVDEKLKGIMAAIHQQCFDTAEQYGQPGNLLMGSNIAGFVKVADSMLDQGLV from the coding sequence ATGTCAGATGCTAATCTAATCCAAAATGTTTACGAGAAGGTTTGCCAACGAAATGCTGGGGAGGTGGAATTCCTTCAGGCAGTAAAAGAAGTGCTTGATTCGCTTGCTCCGGTATTGGCAAAGAACCCCAAATATGTTGACGCAAAGATCCTTGAACGCATCGTAGAGCCGGAAAGGCAGATTATGTTCCGCGTTCCTTGGCAGGATGATAACGGCAGCGTTCATGTGAACAGAGGCTTTCGTATTGAATACAACAGTGCTCTTGGGCCATATAAAGGCGGGTTGAGATTTCATCCCACAGTAAATGCAAGTATTCTGAAATTCTTAGGTTTCGAACAGGTTTTCAAAAACTCTCTTACAACTCTGCCTCTTGGCGGCGGGAAAGGCGGCGCTGATTTTGATCCTAAAGGCAAGAGTGACAGTGAAGTTATGCGTTTCTGCCAGAGCTTTATGACAGAGCTTTGCAGACACATTGGCCCGAATACAGACATACCTGCCGGAGATATCGGAGTTGGCGGACGCGAGATCGGTTATATGTTCGGCCAATACAAAAAAATCAAGAACGCATTTGAAGGCGTATTAACCGGCAAAGCCTTAAACTGGGGCGGTTCATTGATTCGTCCGGAGGCAACCGGTTATGGAGCTGTTTACTTTGCAGAACAAATGCTCAAGACACGCAATGAAACTTTTGAAGGAAAAGTTTGTGCGGTATCTGGTTCTGGAAACGTAGCACAATACACTGTGCAAAAGCTCAATGAGCTGGGCGGAAAGGCTGTTACCTTGTCAGACTCTGGGGGAACGATCTACGATAAAGACGGTATCGATGATGAAAAACTTGCATTTGTTTTTGAGCTAAAGAATGTAAAACGCGGCCGCATTAAGGAATATGCTGACAAGTTTGGCGCAGAATATTACGAAGGCAAAAATCCTTGGGGCGTTAAATGCGATTGTGCTTTCCCGAGTGCTACTCAGAACGAAATCGGGAAAGAAGAAGCCCAAACACTGCTCAACAACGGATGCTATGTTATCTCTGAGGGAGCAAATATGCCGAGCACTCCTGAAGCGCAGGAACTCTACGTTGAAAACAAGATACTCTACGGTCCTGCAAAGGCTGCTAATGCAGGCGGCGTTGCTACTTCCGGATTGGAGATGTCGCAGAACTCGCAGCGTCTGTCTTGGACACGCGAAGAGGTTGATGAGAAGCTCAAAGGGATTATGGCTGCTATTCACCAGCAATGCTTCGACACTGCTGAACAATACGGTCAGCCGGGCAACCTCCTGATGGGTTCAAATATCGCAGGTTTTGTTAAAGTTGCTGATTCGATGTTAGACCAAGGCTTGGTTTAA
- a CDS encoding GLUG motif-containing protein, with translation MRLKLCVILLVSAACVYSQLPGEGTPESPWVIDTASDFDTYRRNAGFWTGSTVLAGDIDLSAYSPYSRSPISPDTDTLLGNFQGTPFSGTLDGQGFCITGLSINPYTASGKDHEYLGLIGKISSSGVVKNLSIFLDINPAEDCESFCVGAAAGKNLGLITNCTCHAEITLLAGANVCIGGITGYNEGNIQRSTSSGFIKCGGGSNRIGGAAGFNSCGDMMLCSSKVNFVLGDSSQYIGGLVGYNMDAEINQCWAGGDITRLSTAADYPDYAGGLAGRNCSNSSIKNCFASGEVDGDEYAGGLVGKHENSGIRKCYSTGKVTGSLHVGGLAGKSDSDDPDVYDSFWDTETSGRQTSSGGTGKTTSQLQQKSTFEG, from the coding sequence ATGCGTCTTAAGTTATGTGTTATCCTTTTAGTTTCGGCCGCCTGCGTTTATTCTCAGCTCCCGGGAGAGGGCACTCCCGAATCTCCCTGGGTGATAGATACCGCTTCGGATTTTGATACATACCGAAGAAATGCAGGCTTTTGGACAGGCAGCACTGTACTTGCGGGAGATATAGACCTTTCCGCCTACTCGCCTTATTCCAGATCGCCGATATCGCCTGACACAGATACATTACTGGGCAACTTCCAGGGAACTCCATTTTCAGGCACGCTCGACGGACAGGGATTCTGCATCACAGGATTATCTATCAACCCCTACACAGCTTCGGGCAAAGACCACGAATACCTCGGACTTATCGGAAAAATTTCTTCCTCAGGGGTTGTAAAAAACCTCTCGATATTTTTGGATATAAACCCCGCTGAAGACTGCGAAAGTTTTTGCGTGGGTGCCGCCGCAGGTAAAAATTTAGGGCTGATTACAAACTGCACATGCCATGCGGAGATAACTCTTCTTGCAGGTGCAAATGTGTGCATAGGCGGGATAACCGGCTACAACGAAGGCAATATCCAACGCTCCACGAGTTCAGGATTTATAAAATGCGGAGGAGGCTCCAATCGGATTGGGGGAGCAGCGGGGTTCAACAGCTGCGGAGATATGATGCTCTGCTCTTCAAAAGTAAACTTCGTGCTCGGGGACAGCTCGCAATATATCGGGGGGCTTGTCGGATACAATATGGACGCCGAGATAAATCAGTGCTGGGCAGGCGGAGATATAACGAGGCTCTCCACGGCTGCTGATTATCCGGACTATGCAGGAGGCTTAGCTGGACGGAACTGCTCAAACAGCAGTATCAAAAACTGCTTCGCATCAGGCGAGGTGGACGGCGATGAATATGCAGGCGGACTTGTCGGCAAACACGAAAATAGCGGCATAAGAAAATGCTATTCTACAGGAAAGGTAACGGGGAGCCTGCACGTTGGCGGACTTGCGGGCAAATCAGACTCCGATGACCCAGACGTGTACGACAGCTTTTGGGACACCGAAACTTCAGGCCGGCAGACAAGCTCCGGAGGCACCGGCAAAACCACCTCCCAGCTCCAGCAGAAAAGCACGTTTGAAGGCTGA
- a CDS encoding glycoside hydrolase family 2 gives MNKMIFIALFSVFASVSSGAELWENPQITQINRAPARAFSYQYKDIQSAASLDSRKALKKSLNGTWKFKWSKLPEQSPKQFYTQGYDVSGWDDIEVPSNWQMKGWGNPIYRNAGYLSFDSEAFPAVETPYGSPTACYKRTFTVPQSWQGQQVFVHFDGVESAFQLWINGEFAGYSQDSKLPAEFNLTEYLNDGENTIALRVFRWCDGSWLEDQDGFNLSGIYRDVWLFCMPKTAVWDYFASAELDKNYENADFSIEAEVSNFSDESAKGLVFECRIAGKTLREEVPIISARDSRKVVLAAPIENPKKWTAEEPNLYPLTIALKKNGNTIQSTSTEFGFRELEIRGEVFLINGRPVKLKGVNRVEHDPVKGHYITEERLRNELSLMKKYNINCVRTAHFPFNSEFYRLCNRYGLYVIDEANLESTGHGIVTNPVWKPAHVKRMRRMIKRDRNHPCVINWSVGNEAHNGPNMAAMHYTAKQMDSTRHTSYHYNIQPKVYDIIAGGNHKGGKGRYYDNKTFRKIGEADFGKPYIRTEGAHGMGNAIGGLLETVQIMEEYPGIAGFCIWDWADQAILTQTEGGQEYYGFGGDFGEVEHSANFCLNGIVLADLSVTGKLTEVGYCYQNAEIQWADESRTSIKIKNKNFFTDLSSFDGSWELLKDGRQHKSGKFKLPSIKPQQTGEIKSPVNPENLSRNAEWLLNIYIDLPEDKIWAESGWHTAKEQLSITGFKPAIEKPAQTGGWKIAEDGSEKVFKCRRAEITLNSKGIFEDYRVNGKLILKQGPKEDLWRAPTDNDGGYAKFFKAWKSSKKYSGLWQKAGLDSIEWSLNSIETVRTENALKAAVNREGKCKGGKIHSKITALLLPGGAIDFRFDITTSGGYISKLPSLPKVGTECIAAEGFEIFTWYGRGPQHNYADRNNGTLARVYSGTVDEQFVSFPAPQENGNKTDVRWVSLSDQSGFGVKALGRQLLETSAAHYSDMNISKAYHTYDLKREPEVFWDIDFRQCGLGNASCGNFPALPQYRVKPGQYSFGYILEPMGI, from the coding sequence ATGAATAAAATGATATTTATTGCATTGTTTTCCGTATTTGCATCAGTTTCTTCAGGAGCCGAGCTTTGGGAAAACCCCCAGATAACGCAGATTAACCGTGCGCCGGCAAGGGCATTTTCATATCAGTACAAAGACATTCAGTCTGCCGCTTCGCTTGATTCGCGGAAGGCGCTGAAGAAATCCCTGAACGGGACTTGGAAATTCAAGTGGTCAAAATTGCCCGAGCAGAGCCCGAAGCAATTTTACACTCAAGGCTATGATGTTTCCGGCTGGGATGATATTGAAGTCCCTTCTAACTGGCAGATGAAAGGCTGGGGCAATCCGATATACAGGAATGCAGGCTATCTTTCCTTCGACAGCGAGGCTTTTCCCGCTGTAGAAACTCCATACGGCAGCCCCACAGCCTGCTATAAACGCACGTTCACTGTTCCGCAAAGCTGGCAGGGACAGCAGGTTTTTGTACATTTCGACGGGGTGGAATCGGCATTCCAGCTCTGGATAAACGGTGAATTCGCAGGCTATTCGCAAGACAGCAAACTCCCCGCAGAATTCAACCTCACCGAGTACCTCAATGACGGAGAAAACACAATCGCCCTGAGGGTGTTTAGATGGTGCGACGGGAGCTGGCTTGAAGATCAGGACGGCTTCAATCTCAGCGGCATATACCGTGATGTGTGGCTCTTTTGTATGCCCAAAACCGCTGTCTGGGACTACTTCGCCAGTGCTGAGCTGGATAAAAACTACGAGAATGCGGACTTTTCGATTGAAGCTGAAGTTAGCAATTTCTCAGATGAAAGCGCAAAAGGGCTGGTTTTTGAATGCCGAATTGCCGGTAAAACGCTCAGAGAGGAAGTGCCGATAATTTCTGCACGTGATTCCCGGAAGGTAGTGCTGGCAGCTCCAATTGAAAACCCGAAAAAATGGACGGCAGAAGAACCTAACCTTTATCCGCTCACGATTGCTCTGAAGAAAAACGGCAATACAATTCAGTCCACCTCAACAGAATTCGGTTTCCGCGAGCTTGAGATCAGAGGCGAGGTTTTCCTTATAAACGGCAGGCCAGTAAAGCTCAAAGGGGTAAACCGCGTTGAGCACGACCCTGTAAAAGGCCATTACATCACAGAAGAAAGGCTCAGAAATGAGCTGAGCCTGATGAAGAAGTACAACATAAACTGCGTTCGAACTGCCCATTTCCCGTTTAATTCGGAGTTTTACAGGCTTTGCAATCGATACGGGCTGTATGTTATCGATGAGGCAAATCTCGAGAGCACGGGACACGGGATTGTTACAAATCCTGTCTGGAAGCCTGCTCACGTAAAGAGGATGCGGCGAATGATTAAACGGGACAGGAATCATCCCTGCGTAATAAACTGGTCTGTGGGCAACGAGGCGCACAACGGCCCGAATATGGCAGCGATGCATTATACTGCAAAGCAGATGGACAGCACAAGACACACATCATATCATTACAACATTCAGCCCAAGGTGTATGATATTATCGCAGGCGGAAACCATAAAGGCGGAAAGGGCAGATACTACGACAACAAAACCTTCAGAAAAATTGGTGAAGCGGATTTCGGCAAGCCTTATATCCGAACTGAAGGAGCTCACGGGATGGGCAATGCCATCGGCGGACTGCTGGAAACAGTTCAGATAATGGAAGAGTATCCCGGAATAGCGGGCTTCTGCATCTGGGACTGGGCAGATCAGGCGATCCTTACACAAACAGAAGGCGGCCAAGAGTATTACGGCTTTGGCGGAGACTTCGGCGAGGTTGAACACAGCGCAAACTTCTGCCTCAACGGGATTGTGCTTGCAGACCTTTCGGTTACCGGAAAACTTACCGAGGTTGGATACTGCTATCAGAACGCTGAGATTCAGTGGGCGGATGAAAGCAGGACCAGCATCAAAATCAAGAACAAAAATTTCTTTACTGACCTCAGCTCATTCGACGGCAGCTGGGAGCTTCTCAAAGACGGAAGGCAGCATAAATCCGGAAAATTCAAACTGCCATCAATTAAGCCTCAGCAGACAGGCGAAATCAAGAGCCCTGTCAACCCAGAGAACCTTAGCAGAAATGCCGAATGGCTGCTGAATATCTATATCGATCTGCCTGAAGATAAAATCTGGGCAGAAAGCGGCTGGCATACAGCAAAAGAGCAGCTCAGCATAACGGGCTTCAAACCTGCAATCGAAAAACCTGCCCAAACAGGGGGTTGGAAAATCGCGGAGGATGGAAGCGAAAAGGTATTCAAATGCAGAAGAGCAGAGATAACGCTCAACAGTAAAGGAATCTTTGAGGATTATCGCGTAAACGGCAAATTGATTCTAAAGCAGGGACCTAAAGAAGACCTATGGCGGGCTCCCACAGACAACGACGGCGGCTACGCAAAATTCTTCAAAGCTTGGAAAAGCAGCAAAAAATACAGCGGGCTATGGCAGAAGGCAGGCCTTGACAGTATAGAATGGAGCTTGAATAGTATCGAAACCGTTCGCACTGAAAACGCCTTGAAGGCAGCAGTAAACAGAGAGGGCAAATGCAAAGGCGGAAAGATTCATTCAAAAATCACTGCCTTGCTTCTCCCGGGCGGAGCGATAGATTTTCGGTTTGACATAACAACCTCAGGAGGATATATTTCAAAACTGCCTTCTCTGCCGAAAGTAGGCACAGAATGCATCGCAGCTGAAGGCTTTGAAATATTTACGTGGTATGGACGCGGGCCTCAGCATAACTACGCCGACAGAAACAACGGGACTCTCGCACGGGTTTACTCAGGAACGGTGGATGAGCAGTTCGTTTCATTTCCCGCCCCGCAGGAGAACGGCAATAAAACCGATGTCCGCTGGGTGAGCCTCAGCGATCAGAGCGGCTTTGGCGTTAAGGCTCTCGGCAGGCAGCTGCTCGAAACCAGCGCAGCTCATTACAGCGATATGAATATCTCCAAAGCCTACCATACTTACGATCTCAAGCGTGAGCCGGAAGTGTTTTGGGATATCGACTTTAGGCAGTGCGGCCTTGGAAACGCAAGCTGCGGGAATTTCCCTGCTCTGCCTCAGTACAGAGTGAAGCCCGGACAGTATTCATTCGGCTATATACTTGAGCCAATGGGAATTTAA
- a CDS encoding sulfatase family protein — MKRRTFLRNLGFQAAALTFGAGLAGGAEKKRPNFVFLITDDISPNDLGFYGNQHVKTPNLDSVAKQSLVFDNAYLTISSCSPSRCSIITGRYPHNTGAPELHTPLPKQQRTFMQEFHKAGYYTALAGKNHMGRNKSLGFDLVVDSRPSGSEKWMDVLKGRPKNKPFFMWFASHDAHRDWQINDKAPEYELEDVKVPPMMYDGTEARKNLAGFYHEVSRTDHYAGKVIEELKRQGELDNTYFIYTADNGRPFIRCKNYMYESGIKTPLLIRGPGVEQGRTDSLVSSIDYSATFLELAGLKKPETVQGVSFAKTLSDHQHQSRDAAFAERNWHVYKLHERMVRTGDWLYIWNAYPGEYNVCGESASYGFADVKEFWKAAQEGRLTENQMKVTMKNQPEEQLYNVREDPHQFCDRSKDPACKEIMDKMRSLLDKWKKQTGDSVPKNPTQDRGTLHGGGKMGKRGDFPGAANNAAEINRPGPIKL; from the coding sequence TTGAAACGAAGAACGTTTTTAAGAAATTTAGGATTTCAGGCGGCCGCCCTTACATTCGGGGCAGGCCTTGCCGGCGGGGCTGAGAAGAAAAGGCCGAATTTTGTTTTCCTTATCACAGACGACATATCGCCCAATGATTTAGGCTTCTACGGCAATCAGCACGTTAAAACGCCAAATCTTGACAGCGTGGCAAAGCAGAGCCTCGTTTTTGATAATGCGTATCTTACGATAAGCTCATGCTCTCCGAGCAGGTGTTCTATCATCACCGGCCGCTATCCGCACAATACTGGTGCGCCAGAACTGCACACCCCACTGCCCAAACAGCAGCGCACATTTATGCAGGAATTCCACAAAGCCGGCTACTACACAGCCCTTGCAGGCAAAAACCACATGGGCAGAAATAAATCGCTCGGGTTCGATTTGGTGGTAGATTCCCGCCCTTCGGGTTCTGAGAAGTGGATGGATGTGCTCAAGGGAAGACCAAAGAATAAGCCTTTCTTTATGTGGTTTGCCTCACACGATGCCCACAGAGACTGGCAGATAAACGACAAGGCGCCGGAATACGAGCTGGAAGATGTGAAAGTTCCGCCGATGATGTACGACGGAACTGAGGCAAGAAAGAATCTTGCAGGCTTCTATCACGAAGTAAGCCGGACAGACCATTATGCAGGCAAAGTGATTGAAGAGCTCAAAAGGCAGGGCGAACTCGATAATACGTACTTCATCTACACAGCAGACAACGGAAGGCCGTTCATACGCTGCAAGAATTATATGTATGAGAGCGGGATAAAAACGCCTTTGCTGATTAGAGGCCCGGGCGTTGAGCAGGGCAGAACAGATTCGCTGGTTAGCTCGATTGACTATTCTGCAACCTTCCTTGAGCTTGCCGGGCTCAAAAAGCCCGAAACCGTGCAGGGCGTGAGCTTTGCTAAAACGCTAAGCGATCATCAGCACCAAAGCAGGGATGCTGCATTCGCCGAGAGGAACTGGCACGTTTACAAGCTGCATGAACGGATGGTTCGCACGGGGGACTGGCTCTACATCTGGAACGCATACCCGGGAGAATACAACGTATGCGGCGAGAGCGCCAGCTATGGTTTTGCAGATGTGAAGGAATTCTGGAAAGCAGCACAAGAAGGCAGGCTAACGGAAAACCAGATGAAAGTTACAATGAAGAATCAGCCCGAAGAGCAGCTTTATAACGTGCGGGAAGACCCGCACCAGTTCTGCGACCGCTCCAAAGACCCTGCCTGCAAAGAGATAATGGACAAGATGCGCAGCCTGCTGGATAAATGGAAAAAGCAGACCGGCGACAGCGTACCGAAAAATCCTACTCAGGACAGAGGCACTCTTCACGGCGGCGGTAAAATGGGCAAACGCGGGGATTTCCCGGGAGCGGCAAACAACGCCGCTGAGATAAACCGCCCCGGCCCAATCAAACTTTAG
- the fba gene encoding class II fructose-1,6-bisphosphate aldolase: protein MPLVTTKKMFDAAYKNGYAIGAFNVNNMEITQGIVNAIAKTKSPLILQVSKGARKYANMNYLKAIIDVAAEQNPDIPIAMHLDHGDSFETCKQCVDDGFTSVMIDGSHHELEENIAITKKVVEYAHDHGVVVEAELGQLGGIEEDVVGVSSEDVMKHLTNPDQAVEFVEKTGVDSLAIACGTSHGAYKFKEAPKLAYDVIEKISEKIPEFPLVMHGSSSVLPEFKDLINKYGGDMPDAMGVPEEAITEASKMAICKVNIDTDLRMALTAKIREVFATNPSEFDPRKYLGPGRDAIENMVLHKLEVLGCSGKAAECR from the coding sequence ATGCCTCTTGTAACAACCAAAAAGATGTTCGATGCCGCTTATAAAAACGGCTATGCGATCGGTGCGTTCAATGTTAACAATATGGAGATCACTCAGGGTATTGTTAATGCAATCGCAAAAACAAAGTCTCCGCTGATACTTCAGGTGTCAAAAGGGGCGAGGAAGTATGCGAATATGAATTATCTCAAGGCAATTATTGATGTTGCTGCAGAGCAGAATCCTGACATTCCGATTGCCATGCACCTCGACCACGGCGACAGCTTCGAAACCTGCAAGCAGTGCGTTGATGACGGCTTTACATCAGTAATGATCGACGGTTCACACCACGAACTTGAGGAAAATATCGCGATTACAAAGAAGGTTGTTGAATACGCTCACGACCACGGCGTAGTTGTAGAGGCAGAGCTCGGCCAGCTCGGCGGGATTGAAGAGGATGTTGTAGGCGTTTCTTCTGAAGACGTAATGAAGCACCTGACCAACCCAGATCAGGCTGTGGAATTTGTAGAGAAAACCGGCGTTGACTCGCTCGCTATCGCCTGCGGGACAAGCCACGGCGCTTACAAATTCAAGGAAGCTCCAAAGCTTGCTTACGATGTGATTGAGAAGATCTCCGAGAAGATTCCGGAATTCCCGCTGGTTATGCACGGTTCAAGCTCAGTGCTTCCGGAATTCAAGGATTTGATCAATAAATACGGCGGCGATATGCCCGACGCTATGGGCGTGCCGGAGGAAGCTATTACAGAAGCTTCAAAGATGGCTATCTGCAAGGTTAATATCGATACAGACCTCCGTATGGCTCTTACCGCAAAGATTCGTGAAGTTTTCGCTACCAATCCGAGCGAATTCGATCCGCGTAAATACCTCGGCCCAGGCCGCGATGCTATTGAAAATATGGTTCTCCATAAGCTCGAAGTTCTCGGCTGTTCAGGCAAGGCTGCTGAATGCAGATAA